From Streptomyces sp. CMB-StM0423, a single genomic window includes:
- a CDS encoding N-acetylmannosamine-6-phosphate 2-epimerase, which translates to MSARSGFGDRDGDGCRGGAGALLARLRGRLVVSCQAYPGEPLRDPDTMRRMALAVLDGGAAGIRAQGLADLRAIRAATGAPLIGLWKDGDGGVVITPTAAHARAVAEAGADVVAVDATARPRPDGRDVAESFEAVRRAGRLVMADVSTYEEGLRAADSGADLIGTTLSGYTDRSPAPGAGPDLALVERLAAAVRVPVLAEGRIGTPAEAAEALARGAYAVVVGTAITHPTTLTRQFTTALDATRPRG; encoded by the coding sequence GTGAGCGCGCGGAGCGGCTTCGGCGATCGCGACGGCGACGGCTGCCGGGGCGGGGCTGGGGCTCTTCTCGCGCGACTGCGCGGGCGGTTGGTGGTCTCCTGCCAGGCGTACCCGGGCGAGCCGCTGCGCGACCCCGACACCATGCGCCGCATGGCGCTGGCCGTGCTCGACGGCGGGGCCGCGGGCATCCGCGCGCAGGGGCTCGCGGACCTGCGGGCGATCCGGGCCGCGACCGGCGCGCCGCTGATCGGGCTCTGGAAGGACGGGGACGGCGGCGTCGTCATCACGCCCACGGCGGCGCACGCGCGGGCGGTCGCGGAGGCTGGCGCGGACGTCGTCGCCGTCGACGCCACGGCCCGCCCGCGGCCGGACGGCCGGGACGTGGCGGAGTCGTTCGAGGCGGTGCGGCGGGCGGGCAGGCTCGTGATGGCCGATGTCTCGACGTACGAGGAGGGGCTGCGGGCGGCCGACTCGGGCGCCGACCTGATCGGCACCACCCTCTCCGGCTACACCGACCGCTCCCCCGCCCCCGGCGCGGGTCCCGACCTCGCTCTGGTGGAGCGGCTGGCGGCGGCGGTGCGGGTGCCGGTGCTCGCGGAGGGGCGGATCGGGACGCCGGCCGAGGCGGCGGAGGCGCTGGCGCGCGGTGCGTACGCGGTGGTCGTCGGTACGGCGATCACCCACCCGACAACCCTCACCCGCCAGTTCACCACCGCACTCGACGCCACCCGCCCCCGCGGGTGA
- a CDS encoding lamin tail domain-containing protein: protein MRNHGVVTAIAAAGGALTMLAVTPAQAAEYSSPLKVRGVQYDAPGRDSNRCSGGNTHKEYLAIKNYSSSRTVNLKGWVVKDAAGNRFTFRANHYLQPGDQVKLRGGNGRDSDADNVVYRDNCNFMWNNDKDTIYLVKSSGSRADVHKYTKSANDRDGNGYISYHG from the coding sequence ATGCGCAACCACGGAGTCGTCACCGCCATCGCCGCCGCCGGCGGCGCGCTGACGATGCTCGCCGTCACGCCGGCACAGGCCGCCGAGTACAGCTCGCCGCTGAAGGTCCGCGGCGTCCAGTACGACGCACCCGGCCGGGATTCCAACAGGTGTTCCGGCGGGAACACCCACAAGGAATATCTGGCGATCAAGAACTACTCGTCCAGCCGGACGGTGAACCTGAAAGGATGGGTCGTCAAGGACGCCGCCGGGAACCGGTTCACGTTCCGCGCGAACCACTATCTGCAGCCCGGCGACCAGGTGAAGCTGCGCGGCGGTAACGGCCGCGACTCGGACGCGGACAACGTCGTCTACCGCGACAACTGCAACTTCATGTGGAACAACGACAAGGACACGATCTACCTGGTCAAGTCGAGCGGCAGCCGGGCGGACGTGCACAAGTACACCAAGAGCGCCAACGACCGGGACGGTAACGGCTACATCTCGTACCACGGCTGA
- a CDS encoding methyltransferase, with amino-acid sequence MDESTDVTEQLLDLSQGYLRTAALHAAAELRLADLLAGGPRSADDLAAEAGLDGPYLARLLRYLAAYGVFRQEDDGRFALTPLAQLLREDVPGSMRSYVEMHGHEIFLRSATGLSEAVRTGGNPFEAEFGMPFYQYLFGNRELGMRFDASMASFSEALSDQVAAAYDFGSARKVVDVGGGRGGQLLAILRRNAHLEGTLMDREPVVAAHVLDVPELSGRWEAVGGDFFAAVPEGGDVYILKHVLASWPDDQCVRILEVCRDAMPDGGRMLMVNALVPEGNEPHPAKDVDMVMLTVLNGKGRTQAEYEALMRKAGLVPAQVLHVSPHAAIIEAAKV; translated from the coding sequence ATGGACGAATCTACCGATGTCACCGAGCAGTTGCTGGATTTATCCCAGGGCTATCTGCGGACGGCCGCGTTGCATGCGGCCGCGGAGTTGCGGCTCGCCGATCTGCTGGCCGGGGGTCCGCGGAGCGCGGACGACCTGGCGGCGGAGGCGGGGCTCGACGGCCCGTATCTGGCACGGCTGCTGCGTTATCTGGCGGCGTACGGGGTGTTCCGGCAGGAGGACGACGGCCGGTTCGCGCTGACGCCGCTGGCGCAGTTGCTGCGTGAGGATGTGCCGGGGTCGATGCGCTCGTATGTGGAGATGCACGGCCACGAGATCTTCCTGCGTTCTGCGACGGGGCTTTCCGAGGCGGTCCGTACGGGCGGGAATCCGTTCGAGGCCGAGTTCGGGATGCCCTTTTACCAGTATCTGTTCGGCAACCGTGAGCTGGGCATGCGGTTCGACGCGAGTATGGCGTCGTTCTCGGAGGCGTTGAGCGATCAGGTCGCCGCGGCGTACGACTTCGGTTCCGCCCGCAAGGTGGTGGACGTGGGCGGTGGCCGCGGCGGGCAGTTGCTGGCGATTCTGCGGCGTAACGCGCATCTTGAGGGCACGCTGATGGACCGTGAGCCGGTGGTGGCGGCGCATGTGCTGGATGTGCCGGAGCTGTCGGGCCGGTGGGAGGCGGTGGGCGGCGACTTCTTCGCGGCGGTGCCGGAGGGTGGGGACGTCTACATCCTGAAGCACGTGCTGGCGAGCTGGCCCGACGATCAGTGCGTGCGGATCCTGGAGGTGTGCCGGGACGCCATGCCGGACGGCGGCCGGATGCTCATGGTCAACGCGCTGGTGCCGGAGGGGAACGAGCCGCATCCGGCGAAGGACGTGGACATGGTGATGCTGACGGTCCTGAACGGCAAGGGCAGGACGCAGGCGGAGTACGAGGCTCTGATGCGCAAGGCGGGGCTGGTGCCGGCGCAGGTGCTGCACGTCTCGCCGCACGCCGCGATCATCGAGGCGGCGAAGGTCTGA
- a CDS encoding anthranilate synthase family protein — protein sequence MTTAPGPRQDAAGAGTALLDRLLAGPLPPSYALLHRPESGTPGTVDVLLGDVTHPATLAGLPLPARPAEPPAATAHRTLLVVPYRQLTERGFAAPDDGAPLIAMNVTEQAAVPLADTLARLPDTPAPLTGHRFDLSDEEYADVVRRVVTGEIGTGEGANFVIKRTLLADVGDDPARAALTVFRRLISLEPSAYWTFAIHADGRTFVGATPERHLSVHEGRAVMNPISGTYRYPAGGPTLDGLTAFLRDRKETDELYMVLDEELKMMSRICPAGGRVTGPALKEMARLAHTEYFIEGHTTRDIRDVLRETLFAPTVTGSPVESAARVIARHEPHGRGYYSGIAALVSDEPTGSRTLDSAILIRTADIADDGRLSLSVGATLVRHSSPEGEAAETRAKAAALLDALGADGTADTTADTTPGATRTPATADAAAVPATQPAAAGAAPPAPRFADHPAIRDVLRGRNTGIAGFWLAATAARPLTVPALEGMKVLVVDAEDTFTAMMVQQLEALGPTAEVRRFDEPYAVDGYDLVVMGPGPGDPRAAADPKIAALDTAVAGLLRDRTPFLAVCLSHQILSLRLGLDLVRRDRPNQGVQRAIDLFGRREHVGYYNTFAAVSPADRLDIPGVGRIRVSRDPATGQIDALRGPHFASYQFHAESVLTVEGPRLIGDALLAAIAR from the coding sequence ATGACCACCGCCCCCGGACCCCGCCAGGACGCTGCCGGCGCCGGCACCGCGCTGCTCGACCGGCTGCTCGCCGGGCCCCTCCCGCCCTCGTACGCCCTCCTGCACCGGCCGGAGAGCGGCACCCCGGGAACCGTCGACGTCCTCCTCGGCGACGTCACCCACCCGGCCACCCTCGCCGGGCTCCCGCTGCCCGCCCGCCCCGCGGAACCGCCCGCCGCCACCGCCCACCGCACCCTCCTCGTCGTGCCCTACCGGCAGCTCACCGAACGCGGCTTCGCCGCCCCCGACGACGGCGCGCCCCTCATCGCCATGAACGTCACCGAGCAGGCCGCCGTGCCGCTCGCCGACACCCTCGCCCGGCTCCCCGACACCCCCGCCCCGCTCACCGGCCACCGCTTCGACCTCTCCGACGAGGAGTACGCCGACGTCGTACGGCGCGTCGTGACCGGCGAGATCGGCACCGGCGAAGGCGCCAACTTCGTCATCAAGCGCACCCTCCTCGCCGACGTCGGCGACGACCCCGCGCGCGCCGCGCTGACCGTCTTCCGGCGGCTCATCTCCCTGGAGCCCAGCGCCTACTGGACGTTCGCCATCCACGCCGACGGCCGCACCTTCGTCGGCGCCACCCCCGAACGGCACCTCTCCGTCCACGAGGGCCGCGCCGTGATGAACCCCATCAGCGGCACCTACCGCTACCCCGCCGGCGGCCCCACCCTCGACGGCCTCACCGCCTTCCTGCGCGACCGCAAGGAGACCGACGAGCTGTACATGGTGCTCGACGAGGAACTGAAGATGATGTCGCGCATCTGCCCCGCCGGCGGCCGGGTCACCGGACCCGCGCTCAAGGAGATGGCGCGGCTCGCCCACACCGAGTACTTCATCGAGGGCCACACCACCCGCGACATCCGCGACGTGCTCCGCGAAACGCTCTTCGCACCGACCGTCACCGGCAGCCCCGTCGAGAGCGCCGCCCGCGTCATCGCCCGCCACGAACCCCACGGCCGCGGCTACTACAGCGGCATCGCCGCACTCGTCAGCGACGAGCCCACCGGCAGCCGCACCCTCGACTCGGCCATCCTCATCCGCACCGCCGACATCGCCGACGACGGCCGGCTCTCGCTCTCCGTCGGCGCCACCCTCGTACGCCACTCGTCCCCGGAGGGCGAAGCGGCGGAGACCCGCGCGAAGGCCGCCGCGCTCCTCGACGCCCTCGGCGCGGACGGCACCGCGGACACCACCGCGGACACCACCCCCGGCGCCACCCGTACCCCCGCGACCGCCGACGCCGCCGCCGTACCCGCCACGCAGCCCGCGGCCGCCGGCGCCGCGCCCCCCGCCCCGCGCTTCGCCGACCACCCCGCCATCCGCGACGTGCTACGCGGCCGCAACACCGGCATCGCCGGCTTCTGGCTCGCCGCCACCGCCGCCCGCCCGCTGACCGTACCCGCGCTGGAAGGCATGAAAGTCCTCGTCGTCGACGCCGAGGACACCTTCACCGCCATGATGGTCCAGCAACTCGAAGCCCTCGGCCCCACCGCCGAAGTACGCCGCTTCGACGAGCCCTACGCCGTCGACGGCTACGACCTCGTCGTCATGGGCCCGGGCCCCGGCGACCCCCGCGCCGCCGCAGACCCGAAGATCGCCGCGCTCGACACCGCCGTCGCAGGACTCCTCCGCGACCGCACCCCGTTCCTCGCCGTCTGCCTCAGCCACCAGATCCTCAGCCTCCGCCTCGGCCTCGACCTCGTCCGCCGCGACCGCCCCAACCAGGGCGTCCAGCGCGCCATCGACCTCTTCGGCCGCCGCGAACACGTCGGCTACTACAACACCTTCGCCGCCGTCAGCCCCGCGGACCGACTCGACATCCCCGGCGTCGGCCGCATCCGCGTCAGCCGCGACCCGGCCACCGGCCAGATCGACGCACTGCGCGGCCCGCACTTCGCGTCCTACCAGTTCCACGCGGAATCCGTCCTCACCGTCGAAGGACCCCGGCTCATCGGCGACGCCCTCCTCGCGGCGATCGCCCGGTGA
- a CDS encoding PhzF family phenazine biosynthesis protein has product MPELDYMLVDAFSRKPLSGNPVAVFLDARELTPDLMQRIAREMNLSETTFVLPPGEGGDARIRIFTPVNELPFAGHPLLGTAVALGETRKQDELQLETAMGVIPVHLTDDDGAVKVSMRQPHPVWEPYAEADELLAALGADTSVAPVEVYRNGPRHVFVGLESVPALSALRPDHRALSAFPDMAANCFAGNGRQWRARMFSPAYGVVEDAATGSAAGPLAIHLARHGLADYGEQVEILQGVEMGRPSLMLATAEGDGDRIHAVHVGGNGVTVGRGTLFL; this is encoded by the coding sequence ATGCCCGAACTCGACTACATGCTGGTGGACGCCTTCTCCCGCAAGCCGCTGAGCGGCAACCCCGTCGCCGTGTTCCTCGACGCCAGGGAACTGACACCCGACCTGATGCAGCGCATCGCCCGGGAGATGAACCTCTCCGAGACCACCTTCGTGCTCCCGCCCGGCGAAGGCGGCGACGCCCGCATCCGCATCTTCACCCCCGTCAACGAACTGCCCTTCGCGGGACACCCCCTGCTCGGCACCGCCGTCGCCCTCGGCGAGACCCGCAAACAGGACGAACTCCAACTCGAAACCGCCATGGGCGTCATCCCCGTCCACCTCACCGACGACGACGGCGCCGTCAAGGTCAGCATGCGCCAGCCCCACCCCGTGTGGGAGCCCTACGCGGAAGCCGACGAACTCCTCGCCGCCCTCGGCGCCGACACCTCCGTCGCCCCCGTCGAGGTCTACCGCAACGGCCCCCGGCACGTCTTCGTCGGCCTCGAAAGCGTCCCCGCGCTCTCCGCGCTGCGACCCGACCACCGCGCCCTGTCCGCGTTCCCCGACATGGCCGCCAACTGCTTCGCAGGAAACGGCCGGCAATGGCGCGCCCGGATGTTCTCACCCGCGTACGGCGTCGTCGAGGACGCCGCCACCGGCTCGGCCGCCGGGCCGCTCGCCATCCACCTCGCCCGGCACGGCCTCGCCGACTACGGCGAACAGGTCGAGATACTCCAGGGCGTCGAAATGGGCCGCCCCTCCCTCATGCTCGCCACCGCGGAAGGCGACGGCGACCGGATCCACGCCGTGCACGTCGGCGGCAACGGCGTCACCGTAGGACGCGGCACCCTCTTCCTCTAG
- a CDS encoding isochorismatase family protein: MVGIPAIDPYELPTAETLPANLAAWTPDPARAALVVHDMQRFFLRPFPEPLRGPLVHNASLLRKRAAGLGVPVAYSAQPGGMTPEERGLLVDFWGPGMRTAPEDREVVPELAPADGDWLLTKWRYSAFHKSGLLDRLRAEGRDQLVLCGVYAHVGVLATAIDAFTHDIQVFLAADAVADFSADRHRMTLDYVAQRCGMVVPSAEIFA, translated from the coding sequence GTGGTCGGCATACCCGCCATCGACCCGTACGAGCTGCCGACGGCAGAGACCCTGCCGGCCAACCTCGCGGCGTGGACCCCCGACCCCGCCCGCGCGGCGCTCGTCGTCCACGACATGCAGCGGTTCTTCCTGCGCCCCTTCCCCGAGCCGCTCCGCGGCCCGCTCGTCCACAACGCCTCGCTGCTCCGCAAGCGCGCCGCCGGACTCGGCGTCCCTGTCGCCTACTCCGCACAGCCCGGCGGCATGACCCCGGAAGAGCGCGGCCTGCTCGTCGACTTCTGGGGCCCCGGCATGCGCACCGCACCGGAAGACCGCGAAGTCGTCCCCGAACTCGCCCCCGCCGACGGCGACTGGCTGCTCACCAAGTGGCGCTACAGCGCCTTCCACAAGTCCGGCCTGCTCGACCGGCTGCGCGCCGAGGGCCGCGACCAGCTCGTGCTGTGCGGCGTCTACGCCCACGTCGGCGTACTCGCCACCGCCATCGACGCGTTCACCCACGACATCCAGGTGTTCCTCGCCGCCGACGCCGTCGCCGACTTCTCCGCCGACCGGCACCGCATGACCCTCGACTACGTGGCCCAGCGCTGCGGCATGGTCGTCCCGAGCGCGGAGATATTCGCATGA
- the phzG gene encoding phenazine biosynthesis FMN-dependent oxidase PhzG, producing MHTSKFESLTVENDADFPEYDDPPADPVTLVQRWLDRAVELQVREPKALALATADKRGRPSSRIVLVSAVDDRGVLFTSHATSRKGREIEENNWAAGLLYWRETGQQIKLSGPVEPVALAESDSLWQARAIPLHAMSAASRQSEPLADPAALRAEAARLGADGKALDRPERFYGYRLQPHDIEFWAHRPDRLHLRLRYDRDGDGWTAVRLQP from the coding sequence ATGCACACCAGCAAGTTCGAAAGCCTCACCGTCGAGAACGACGCGGACTTCCCCGAGTACGACGACCCGCCCGCCGACCCCGTGACCCTCGTACAGCGCTGGCTCGACCGCGCCGTCGAACTGCAGGTCCGCGAACCCAAGGCGCTCGCCCTGGCCACCGCCGACAAACGCGGCCGGCCCTCCTCCCGCATCGTCCTCGTCAGCGCCGTCGACGACCGCGGCGTGCTGTTCACCAGCCACGCCACCAGCCGCAAGGGCCGCGAGATCGAAGAGAACAACTGGGCCGCCGGACTCCTCTACTGGCGCGAGACCGGCCAGCAGATCAAACTCTCCGGACCCGTCGAACCCGTCGCCCTCGCCGAATCCGACAGCCTCTGGCAGGCCCGGGCCATCCCGCTGCACGCCATGTCCGCGGCCTCCCGGCAGAGCGAACCGCTCGCCGACCCGGCCGCGCTGCGCGCAGAAGCCGCCCGCCTCGGCGCCGACGGCAAGGCCCTCGACCGCCCCGAGCGCTTCTACGGCTACCGGCTGCAGCCCCACGACATCGAGTTCTGGGCCCACCGCCCCGACCGGCTCCACCTCCGGCTGCGCTACGACCGCGACGGCGACGGCTGGACCGCCGTCCGCCTCCAGCCGTAG
- a CDS encoding HAD family hydrolase, with amino-acid sequence MRAVVFDMDGTLLDSVPTVSRAYADAIHSLGGPPVTPDEVVAGWHVGHTELVLAHFLGRACGPAEVERFHAHLDPAIAGLRPFPGIPALLDDLAGAGLRLGVFTAATRRVAASMLAAAGLGMRFEVVVAGDEVDRPKPAPDGLLLAGRRLGVPAGATAYAGDAAVDLGCAHAAGAQGVHAAWGARTGVGAGAHLVAVRPHDLVPLPAPPGRHTPGPVTATG; translated from the coding sequence ATGCGTGCAGTCGTCTTCGATATGGACGGGACGCTCTTGGACAGCGTCCCCACGGTGTCCCGGGCATACGCCGACGCGATTCACTCGCTCGGCGGCCCGCCGGTGACGCCGGATGAGGTGGTCGCCGGCTGGCATGTCGGCCACACGGAACTGGTTCTGGCACACTTTCTCGGCCGCGCATGCGGCCCCGCCGAGGTCGAACGCTTCCACGCGCACCTGGACCCGGCGATCGCCGGGCTGCGCCCTTTCCCCGGCATCCCGGCCCTGCTCGACGACCTCGCCGGCGCGGGCCTGCGGCTCGGCGTGTTCACGGCGGCCACGCGGCGAGTGGCCGCGAGCATGCTCGCTGCCGCCGGCCTCGGCATGCGGTTCGAGGTGGTCGTCGCCGGCGACGAGGTGGACCGCCCCAAGCCGGCGCCGGACGGGCTGTTGCTGGCCGGGCGGCGGCTCGGAGTTCCGGCCGGGGCAACCGCATACGCGGGCGACGCCGCAGTCGACCTCGGCTGCGCCCACGCGGCAGGGGCGCAGGGCGTGCACGCCGCATGGGGCGCGCGCACCGGTGTCGGTGCCGGAGCTCACCTGGTCGCCGTGCGTCCGCACGATCTGGTCCCCTTGCCGGCGCCGCCCGGCAGGCACACCCCCGGCCCTGTCACCGCCACTGGTTGA
- a CDS encoding FadR/GntR family transcriptional regulator, protein MTEARAMDVRTSAARAAGTPTGRSLLRLEVTEGIKRYILANRLRPGDPLPTEADLCAALGASRSSVREAVKTLHALDIVDVRHGHGTYVGRLSLSALVESLAFRGLLDPEGDVQVMADLVDVRELFERGMAERIVARLDGDRLDALEGLAEKTRADAGGGEADFVAADRAFHALLAEPLGNELMGQLSMAFWDVYAIVAPQLRMATREDRAETAAAHAALVHAARSGDPAAFTRAVAAHYAPVRRRLAAVRNGEEGDGEAVAPR, encoded by the coding sequence ATGACCGAGGCCCGTGCCATGGACGTCCGTACGAGCGCGGCTCGCGCGGCCGGGACACCCACCGGCAGATCCCTGCTCCGGCTGGAGGTCACCGAGGGCATCAAGCGCTACATCCTCGCCAACCGGCTGCGCCCCGGCGACCCGCTGCCCACCGAGGCCGACCTGTGCGCCGCCCTCGGCGCCAGCCGCTCCAGTGTCCGCGAGGCGGTCAAGACGCTCCACGCCCTCGACATCGTCGACGTACGGCACGGGCACGGCACCTACGTCGGCAGGCTGAGCCTGTCGGCGCTCGTCGAGAGCCTCGCGTTCCGCGGGCTGCTCGACCCGGAGGGCGACGTGCAGGTGATGGCCGATCTCGTTGACGTGCGGGAGCTGTTCGAGCGGGGGATGGCGGAGCGGATCGTGGCCCGGCTCGACGGCGACCGGCTCGACGCGCTGGAGGGGCTGGCGGAGAAGACGCGTGCGGACGCGGGCGGCGGGGAGGCGGACTTCGTGGCGGCGGACCGGGCCTTCCACGCCCTGCTGGCCGAGCCGCTGGGAAACGAGCTGATGGGGCAGCTCTCGATGGCCTTCTGGGACGTGTACGCCATCGTCGCCCCGCAGTTGCGGATGGCCACGCGCGAGGACCGGGCGGAGACGGCCGCCGCGCACGCGGCCCTCGTGCACGCCGCGCGCAGCGGCGACCCGGCCGCCTTCACCCGGGCCGTCGCGGCGCACTACGCCCCCGTACGCCGCCGGCTCGCGGCCGTCCGCAACGGCGAGGAGGGGGACGGCGAGGCCGTCGCGCCCCGCTGA
- a CDS encoding ROK family protein, protein MTVVAALDIGGTKTAAALVDENGRLLHRRTAPTPAAAGPAAVLDAAAAAVAELAAEGGPYAAVGVGSAGVIDAAAGTVLSATAALPGWTGTALRDELGRRLGVPVAVDNDVHAHALGETWRGAAAGRAHVLLVAAGTGIGGSLILGGRPHRGARSAAGHLGHLPVPYAAGRPCACGGTGHAEAVAAGPAMAAEYGRRAGEAAGEDPATGRGLAVVAERAAAGDAVAVAVLTEGAAALGEAVGGLVNALDPELVLVTGGVSRCGPVWWRPLRAAITATALPLLSDVPVVPGELGDDAALLGAARLALEAVA, encoded by the coding sequence ATGACCGTCGTCGCCGCGCTCGACATCGGCGGTACGAAGACCGCCGCCGCCCTGGTCGACGAGAACGGGCGGCTGCTGCACCGCCGCACCGCGCCCACGCCGGCCGCCGCCGGGCCCGCGGCGGTCCTCGACGCCGCGGCGGCGGCCGTGGCGGAACTGGCCGCGGAGGGCGGCCCGTACGCGGCCGTCGGCGTCGGCAGCGCGGGTGTGATCGACGCCGCGGCCGGCACCGTGCTCTCCGCCACCGCCGCACTGCCCGGGTGGACCGGCACCGCGCTCCGCGACGAACTCGGCCGCCGCCTCGGCGTACCCGTCGCCGTCGACAACGACGTGCACGCGCACGCGCTCGGCGAGACCTGGCGCGGCGCGGCGGCCGGCCGTGCGCACGTGCTGCTCGTCGCGGCGGGCACCGGCATCGGCGGCTCGCTGATCCTCGGCGGCCGGCCCCACCGGGGCGCCCGCTCCGCGGCGGGACACCTGGGCCACCTGCCCGTCCCGTACGCGGCGGGCCGCCCGTGCGCCTGCGGCGGTACGGGCCACGCGGAGGCGGTCGCGGCGGGTCCGGCGATGGCGGCGGAGTACGGCCGCCGCGCCGGGGAGGCGGCGGGGGAGGACCCGGCTACGGGCCGCGGTCTCGCGGTCGTCGCGGAGCGGGCGGCGGCCGGGGACGCGGTGGCGGTGGCGGTGCTGACGGAGGGCGCGGCGGCGCTGGGCGAGGCCGTGGGCGGGCTCGTCAACGCGCTCGACCCCGAACTCGTCCTCGTCACCGGCGGCGTGAGCCGGTGCGGCCCGGTCTGGTGGCGCCCGCTGCGCGCGGCGATCACGGCGACGGCGCTGCCCCTGCTGTCGGACGTCCCGGTCGTGCCGGGAGAGCTGGGAGACGACGCGGCGCTGCTCGGCGCCGCACGGCTCGCGCTGGAGGCGGTCGCGTGA
- a CDS encoding pyridoxamine 5'-phosphate oxidase family protein: MRETPEELRRLQELLDTSLARSTGHLRSIINTDRTLTADQLTRVLTGMCTLALSTVTAKGEPRISGADGHFLHGTWYFGTARTAAKARHLTARPAASVAHMRGEDLGVFTHGDAITLNPAEGEPDPEWPELLAYFKDFYGENAFRWDEEVVFYRLTPHWMTVFAPDAAKLGVA; the protein is encoded by the coding sequence ATGCGCGAAACCCCCGAAGAACTCCGACGCCTCCAGGAACTGCTCGACACCTCCCTGGCCCGCTCCACCGGCCACCTCCGCTCGATCATCAACACCGACCGCACACTCACCGCCGACCAGCTCACCCGCGTCCTCACCGGGATGTGCACCCTCGCCCTGTCCACCGTGACCGCCAAGGGCGAACCCCGCATCAGCGGCGCCGACGGCCACTTCCTCCACGGCACCTGGTACTTCGGCACCGCCCGCACCGCCGCCAAGGCCCGCCACCTCACCGCCCGCCCGGCGGCCAGCGTGGCGCACATGCGCGGCGAGGACCTCGGCGTGTTCACCCACGGCGACGCGATCACCCTCAACCCGGCGGAGGGGGAGCCGGACCCCGAGTGGCCGGAACTCCTCGCGTACTTCAAGGACTTCTACGGCGAGAACGCCTTCCGCTGGGACGAGGAAGTCGTCTTCTACCGGCTCACCCCGCACTGGATGACGGTCTTCGCCCCGGACGCCGCAAAACTGGGCGTCGCCTGA
- a CDS encoding sigma-70 family RNA polymerase sigma factor, with the protein MRAVAYRMLGSVPEADDAVQEAWIRLSRSDTSEVENLRGWVTTIVARVSLNMLQSRRSRPEVLVDTSDAGDPQDELSPEDPEEEAVIADSVGLALLVVLDTLTPAERLAFVLHDMFAVPFEEIATIVDRSPAAARQLASRARRRVQRSTPTARRGEAFGVYDAAASFPSGKSDLATAFLAASREGNFEALLAMLAPDIVLRTDAAAMRMSLEAGLRGMHPITDVPEIRGADAVTRVFAGRTWNPAPALIDGAAGLVWQVRGRPHVAFCFATENGRITEIDIRADLDGLAIVFE; encoded by the coding sequence TTGCGCGCGGTGGCGTACCGGATGCTCGGGTCGGTCCCGGAGGCCGACGACGCCGTCCAGGAGGCGTGGATCCGGCTCAGCCGCTCGGACACCAGCGAGGTGGAGAACCTGCGCGGCTGGGTCACGACGATCGTCGCCCGGGTGTCGCTGAACATGCTGCAGTCCCGCAGGTCCCGCCCCGAGGTGCTGGTGGACACGTCGGATGCGGGCGATCCGCAGGACGAGCTGTCGCCGGAGGATCCGGAGGAGGAGGCGGTGATCGCCGACTCGGTCGGGCTGGCGCTCCTCGTCGTCCTGGACACGCTGACGCCGGCCGAACGGCTGGCGTTCGTGCTGCACGACATGTTCGCCGTGCCGTTCGAGGAGATCGCGACGATCGTCGACCGCTCCCCCGCCGCTGCCCGGCAGCTCGCCAGCCGGGCGCGGCGGCGTGTGCAGCGGTCGACGCCGACGGCGCGGCGGGGGGAGGCTTTCGGTGTGTACGATGCCGCCGCCTCTTTCCCTTCGGGGAAGTCGGATCTGGCGACGGCGTTTCTCGCGGCGTCGCGGGAGGGGAATTTCGAGGCGCTGCTGGCGATGCTGGCGCCGGACATCGTGCTGCGTACGGATGCGGCGGCGATGCGGATGAGTCTGGAGGCCGGGCTGCGGGGGATGCATCCGATCACGGATGTGCCGGAGATCCGCGGTGCGGACGCGGTGACGCGGGTGTTCGCGGGACGGACGTGGAATCCGGCTCCGGCGCTGATCGACGGTGCGGCGGGGCTGGTGTGGCAGGTGCGCGGGCGGCCGCATGTGGCGTTCTGTTTCGCTACGGAGAACGGCAGGATCACGGAGATCGACATCAGGGCCGATCTCGACGGTCTCGCCATCGTTTTCGAGTAG